A single genomic interval of Rhododendron vialii isolate Sample 1 chromosome 3a, ASM3025357v1 harbors:
- the LOC131319902 gene encoding uncharacterized protein LOC131319902 — protein sequence MSPLKNAWFLVSLLLVFVLCVRSHPDDSSVIRLPGGDETSGGGGGDLCGGNETPTSCPVNCFRTDPVCGADGVTYWCGCADARCAGTRVAKLGFCEVGNGGSGSLSGQAFLLIHIVWLILLGFSVLFGFL from the coding sequence ATGTCCCCGTTGAAGAATGCTTGGTTTCTGGTCTCTCTCCTCCTCGTCTTCGTCCTCTGCGTCCGATCGCACCCCGACGATTCCTCCGTCATCCGATTGCCCGGAGGCGATGAAACatccggcggcggcggcggagatCTCTGCGGCGGGAACGAGACCCCGACCTCGTGCCCCGTCAACTGCTTCAGGACCGACCCCGTGTGCGGCGCCGACGGCGTGACGTACTGGTGCGGCTGCGCCGACGCCCGCTGCGCCGGGACGCGTGTCGCCAAGCTAGGGTTCTGCGAGGTTGGGAACGGGGGGAGCGGCTCGTTGTCCGGTCAGGCGTTCCTTTTGATTCACATCGTGTGGCTGATTCTGCTTGGGTTCTCTGTCTTGTTCGGATTTCTCTGA
- the LOC131319903 gene encoding uncharacterized protein LOC131319903 encodes MGGCASRPKDLDTKQEPLIQEDSTTPKKAEGETVPQENNGGETKEEEPLVDLTEKAPEATKSEEPAAESKLEAVPEDEAKEGKKEVKAPAAAPASEDKSDAPLVTL; translated from the exons ATGGGAGGCTGTGCGAGCAGACCCAAGGATTTGGATACCAAGCAGGAACCCCTCATCCAGGAGGATTCCACCACCCCTAAGAAGGCCGAGGGCGAGACTGTTCCACAA GAGAACAATGGAGGTGAGACAAAGGAGGAAGAGCCATTGGTAGATCTTACCGAAAAGGCTCCAGAGGCCACCAAGAGCGAGGAGCCAGCCGCTGAATCAAAGCTAGAGGCTGttccagaggatgaagccaagGAGGGGAAGAAAGAAGTTAAGGCTCCGGCAGCTGCCCCAGCCTCAGAGGATAAAAGTGATGCTCCTCTTGTTACCCTCTGA